One Salmo trutta chromosome 24, fSalTru1.1, whole genome shotgun sequence genomic region harbors:
- the LOC115161540 gene encoding oligodendrocyte transcription factor 1-like, producing MNVLPNPMVRAHQDQPLHLCSPDPHLQEFSSWCPPGLGADQGNSLGAMGALIGLERPGKPPMELRRKINSRERKRMQDLNVAMDALREVMVPYASSPSSSSSSQGPHCNQQQLGPQPGRRLSKISTLVLARNYILLLGLSLQEMRRLLGEVSVGVGVNARPVPRLLLAGGWPLFTSPSQLLLSPESLLTSASSSSKCPLLPPGHLEGPMVPVQWGSAGAPGGPLCPCGVCRLPRFSHPNPGPRFPK from the coding sequence ATGAACGTTCTACCTAACCCCATGGTCAGGGCCCACCAAGATCAGCCTCTTCATCTCTGCTCCCCAGACCCCCACCTCCAGGAGTTCTCCtcctggtgtcccccagggctagGTGCTGATCAAGGGAACAGCCTGGGGGCCATGGGGGCCCTAATTGGGCTTGAGAGACCAGGAAAACCCCCAATGGAGCTTAGGAGGAAGATCAACAGCCGGGAAAGGAAGAGGATGCAGGACCTGAACGTCGCCATGGACGCTCTGAGGGAGGTGATGGTGCCTTacgcctcctctccttcctcctcgtcctcctcccaGGGGCCACACTGCAACCAGCAGCAGCTAGGACCCCAACCCGGACGCAGGCTCTCCAAGATCTCTACCTTGGTACTCGCCCGTAACTACATCCTCCTCCTTGGCTTGTCCCTGCAGGAGATGCGTCGGCTCCTTGGGGAGGTGAGTGTTGGGGTGGGGGTTAACGCAAGGCCCGTCCCCAGGCTGCTCCTGGCCGGGGGGTGGCCCCTCTTCACCAGCCCCAGTCAGCTACTCCTTTCCCCCGAGTCTCTCCTGacctctgcctcctcctcctccaagtgTCCACTTCTGCCCCCTGGCCACTTGGAGGGCCCCATGGTCCCGGTGCAGTGGGGCTCAGCTGGGGCTCCTGGAGGGCCACTCTGCCCCTGTGGGGTGTGCAGATTACCCAGGTTCAGCCACCCTAACCCTGGACCCAGGTTCCCAAAGTGA